Proteins from one Triplophysa dalaica isolate WHDGS20190420 chromosome 6, ASM1584641v1, whole genome shotgun sequence genomic window:
- the akr1a1b gene encoding aldo-keto reductase family 1 member A1-B isoform X1, producing the protein MQPFQRALRLVIHSHKFYCRRLTHRMSINDFAVISTGRKMPLVGLGTWKSEPGKVKQAVIWALQSGYRHIDCAPIYANEPEIGEAFQEMLGPDKALRREDVFVTSKLWNTKHHPDDVEPSLLKTLKDLKLEYLDLYLIHWPCAFQQGDNPFPKKEDGTLLYDDIDYKLTWAAMEKLVGKGLVRAIGLSNFNSRQIDDILSVASIKPSVLQVECHPYLAQVELQAHCRDRGLVMTAYSPLGSPDRAWKHPEEPVLLEEPAIATLAKKYNKSPAQIIIRWQTQRGVVTIPKSITESRIKENIQLFDFSLEPEEICQVTALNRGCRYIVPTITVDGKPVHRDAGHPHYPFKDPY; encoded by the exons ATGCAGCCTTTTCAACGAGCTCTGCGTCTTGTTATTCATTCTCATAAGTTTTACTGTCGAAGACTG ACACACAGGATGAGTATCAATGACTTTGCTGTCATCAGCACTGGACGAAAGATGCCCCTTGTGGGACTAGGGACGTGGAAGAGTGAACCTGGAAAG GTAAAACAGGCCGTTATTTGGGCATTGCAATCTGGCTATCGGCACATTGACTGTGCTCCCATTTATGCAAACGAGCCAGAGATCGGTGAAGCTTTTCAGGAAATGCTGGGGCCTGACAAA GCCTTAAGACGAGAGGATGTATTTGTGACTTCCaaactgtggaacacaaaacatCACCCAGATGATGTAGAGCCATCTCTGTTAAAGACCCTCAAAGACCTGAAGCTGGAATACCTGGACCTCTACCTAATCCATTGGCCATGTGCCTTCCA aCAAGGTGATAACCCTTTCCCTAAAAAAGAGGATGGAACCTTGCTCTATGACGACATCGACTATAAACTGACATGGGCTGCTATGGAAAAGCTTGTGGGAAAGGGTCTTGTCAGGGCCATTGGGCTCTCTAACTTCAACAGCAGACAGatcgatgacattttatcagttGCAAGCATCAAACCTTCTGTTTTGCAG GTGGAGTGTCATCCATACCTTGCACAGGTTGAGCTGCAAGCTCACTGTCGTGATCGGGGTTTGGTCATGACTGCATACAGTCCACTTGGATCTCCTGACCGAGCCTGGAAGCATCCAGAAGAGCCCGTTCTGTTGGAAGAACCAGCCATTGCTACACTAGCCAAGAAGTACAACAAGAGTCCTGCTCAAATTATCATCAG GTGGCAAACTCAGCGAGGAGTAGTGACTATCCCAAAGAGCATCACAGAGTCTCGGATCAAAGAGAACATCCAG CTATTCGATTTCAGTCTTGAACCTGAGGAAATATGTCAAGTGACTGCATTGAATAGAGGTTGCCGTTATATTGTGCCAACAATTACT GTTGATGGAAAGCCAGTACACCGCGATGCAGGACATCCTCACTACCCTTTCAAAGACCCCTATTAA
- the akr1a1b gene encoding aldo-keto reductase family 1 member A1-B isoform X2 translates to MSINDFAVISTGRKMPLVGLGTWKSEPGKVKQAVIWALQSGYRHIDCAPIYANEPEIGEAFQEMLGPDKALRREDVFVTSKLWNTKHHPDDVEPSLLKTLKDLKLEYLDLYLIHWPCAFQQGDNPFPKKEDGTLLYDDIDYKLTWAAMEKLVGKGLVRAIGLSNFNSRQIDDILSVASIKPSVLQVECHPYLAQVELQAHCRDRGLVMTAYSPLGSPDRAWKHPEEPVLLEEPAIATLAKKYNKSPAQIIIRWQTQRGVVTIPKSITESRIKENIQLFDFSLEPEEICQVTALNRGCRYIVPTITVDGKPVHRDAGHPHYPFKDPY, encoded by the exons ATGAGTATCAATGACTTTGCTGTCATCAGCACTGGACGAAAGATGCCCCTTGTGGGACTAGGGACGTGGAAGAGTGAACCTGGAAAG GTAAAACAGGCCGTTATTTGGGCATTGCAATCTGGCTATCGGCACATTGACTGTGCTCCCATTTATGCAAACGAGCCAGAGATCGGTGAAGCTTTTCAGGAAATGCTGGGGCCTGACAAA GCCTTAAGACGAGAGGATGTATTTGTGACTTCCaaactgtggaacacaaaacatCACCCAGATGATGTAGAGCCATCTCTGTTAAAGACCCTCAAAGACCTGAAGCTGGAATACCTGGACCTCTACCTAATCCATTGGCCATGTGCCTTCCA aCAAGGTGATAACCCTTTCCCTAAAAAAGAGGATGGAACCTTGCTCTATGACGACATCGACTATAAACTGACATGGGCTGCTATGGAAAAGCTTGTGGGAAAGGGTCTTGTCAGGGCCATTGGGCTCTCTAACTTCAACAGCAGACAGatcgatgacattttatcagttGCAAGCATCAAACCTTCTGTTTTGCAG GTGGAGTGTCATCCATACCTTGCACAGGTTGAGCTGCAAGCTCACTGTCGTGATCGGGGTTTGGTCATGACTGCATACAGTCCACTTGGATCTCCTGACCGAGCCTGGAAGCATCCAGAAGAGCCCGTTCTGTTGGAAGAACCAGCCATTGCTACACTAGCCAAGAAGTACAACAAGAGTCCTGCTCAAATTATCATCAG GTGGCAAACTCAGCGAGGAGTAGTGACTATCCCAAAGAGCATCACAGAGTCTCGGATCAAAGAGAACATCCAG CTATTCGATTTCAGTCTTGAACCTGAGGAAATATGTCAAGTGACTGCATTGAATAGAGGTTGCCGTTATATTGTGCCAACAATTACT GTTGATGGAAAGCCAGTACACCGCGATGCAGGACATCCTCACTACCCTTTCAAAGACCCCTATTAA
- the nasp gene encoding nuclear autoantigenic sperm protein isoform X2, with the protein MPEETASASTAKSMEEKPCSSTAAADSTVDVSEEAKKLIGTGNRHLVMGDVVSAVSVLQEACAMLAEQYGDTADECGEAFFLCGKALLELARMENTVLGNALEGVPEESSEEGEKPNDSKIESADNLDEEDDDDDDDDEDEDEEGGTKDKESEEEEVGNLQLAWEMLEVAKVIYKRKESKDDQLMAAQIYLKLGEVGAESGNYSQSLEDFNECLTLQLKHLSSHSRLLAETHYQLGTTYSYTAQYSKAIEHFSSSIKVIESRLAMLQVAIDKAEGAETVQEEKTEFEELKQLLPEITEKIEDAKESQRTAATASAAIHQTLGGASTSAFPAENGGPSSSTARQIDVRPADVASSSKSASDISHLVRKKPSKSSSVETSA; encoded by the exons ATGCCCGAGGAAACAGCATCCGCTTCAACCGccaaaag TATGGAGGAAAAACCTTGCTCGTCGACTGCTGCCGCAGATAG CACTGTTGATGTATCTGAAGAAGCAAAGAAGCTGATTGGCACAGGCAATCGGCATTTGGTTATGGGTGATGTTGTGTCTGCAGTCAGTGTGCTTCAAGAGGCCTGTGCCATGCT AGCTGAGCAGTATGGAGACACTGCTGATGAATGTGGAGAAGCTTTTTTCTTGTGTGGGAAAGCCCTTCTGGAACTTGCAAG GATGGAGAATACTGTGCTTGGCAATGCTTTAGAGGGAGTCCCAGAGGAATCTTCAGAAGAAGGAGAGAAACCGAACGACTCAAAGATCGAGAGTGCAGACAACTTGGATG aggaggatgatgatgatgatgacgacgatgaggatgaggatgaagaGGGTGGTACAAAAGATAAG GAAAGTGAGGAGGAGGAAGTTGGCAATTTGCAGCTAGCTTGGGAGATGCTGGAGGTTGCTAAAGTCATTTATAAAAG AAAAGAAAGTAAAGATGATCAGCTAATGGCAGCACAGATTTACCTGAAACTTGGAGAGGTTGGGGCTGAATCGG GTAACTACAGCCAGTCTCTGGAAGACTTCAACGAATGCTTAACCCTGCAGCTGAAACATCTTTCCTCTCATAGCCGTCTTCTGGCTGAGACTCATTACCAGTTGGGCACAACCTACAGTTACACAGCCCAGTACAGCAAAGCCATCGAGCACTTCTCAAGCTCCATCAAAGTCATTGAGAGCCGTCTCG CTATGCTTCAAGTGGCGATAGATAAGGCAGAGGGTGCAGAGACAGTACAGGAAGAGAAGACTGAGTTTGAAGAGTTGAAACAGTTACTTCCAGAAATTACTGAAAAGATTGAAGATGCCAAGGAGAGTCAGAGGACGGCTGCCACAGCCTCTGCAGCCATTCATCAGACACTT GGAGGAGCATCCACTTCTGCATTCCCTGCTGAAAACGGTGGCCCATCTTCATCTACAGCTAGACAG ATTGATGTGAGGCCAGCTGATGTTGCATCTTCATCGAAGTCTGCTTCGGATATTTCTCACCTGGTCCGCAAGAAG